One Brachybacterium kimchii genomic window carries:
- a CDS encoding phage tail tube protein — MATTADKVSTLARKFKVDVLPGSADPETEEWISLRGVQELTPGKEDNLEDDSDYDSDGWTSQVRTGQSWSLEVKALRKMSADKAYDPGQEVVRTASDQFGIDGTVLVRWYNRDGGDEAYQGRAQAGFSDDGGSVTDLSTATITLTGTGKRETIANPAETAEEPPTGE; from the coding sequence ATGGCTACCACCGCAGACAAGGTGAGCACGCTCGCCCGCAAGTTCAAGGTCGATGTTCTCCCCGGCTCCGCTGACCCGGAGACCGAGGAGTGGATCAGCCTCCGCGGCGTCCAGGAGCTGACCCCCGGCAAGGAGGACAACCTGGAGGACGACTCGGACTACGACTCGGACGGCTGGACCTCGCAGGTTCGCACCGGGCAGTCCTGGTCCCTGGAGGTCAAGGCCCTCCGCAAGATGTCCGCGGACAAGGCCTACGACCCGGGCCAGGAGGTCGTGCGCACCGCCTCCGACCAGTTCGGCATCGACGGCACCGTGCTCGTCCGCTGGTACAACCGCGACGGCGGCGACGAGGCCTACCAGGGCCGCGCGCAGGCCGGGTTCTCGGACGACGGCGGATCGGTCACGGACCTGTCCACCGCGACGATCACCCTGACCGGCACCGGCAAGCGGGAGACCATCGCGAACCCCGCGGAGACCGCCGAGGAGCCCCCGACGGGCGAGTGA
- a CDS encoding DUF7426 family protein, protein MSAFKDLDQFLDDSLVLPINGKDYRIPAVSAQLGLKLQRILEVTEDAQNNRASDEDVQELISDAEELELYPDVLGDAYDEMLSDGISYPRLRLAAITAILWNVHGEDMAAEFWAAGGKAPEPNRAQRRAPKTRTGGASTTKRPASGSGTSTRRKPSGSARKAAG, encoded by the coding sequence ATGTCCGCATTCAAGGACCTAGACCAGTTCCTGGACGACTCGCTCGTCCTCCCCATCAATGGCAAGGACTACCGCATCCCCGCGGTGTCCGCCCAGCTCGGCCTCAAGCTCCAGCGAATCCTGGAGGTCACCGAGGACGCCCAGAACAACCGCGCCTCGGACGAGGACGTGCAGGAGCTCATCTCCGACGCCGAGGAACTGGAGCTGTACCCCGACGTCCTGGGCGACGCGTACGACGAGATGCTGTCGGACGGCATCTCCTACCCGCGGCTGCGCCTGGCCGCCATCACCGCGATCCTCTGGAACGTCCACGGCGAGGACATGGCCGCCGAGTTCTGGGCCGCGGGGGGAAAAGCACCGGAGCCCAACCGGGCGCAGCGTCGGGCGCCCAAGACCCGTACGGGCGGGGCGAGTACGACGAAGCGACCGGCCTCTGGGAGTGGTACGAGTACCCGTCGCAAGCCGAGCGGGAGCGCGCGCAAGGCCGCGGGCTGA